In a genomic window of Pontibacter liquoris:
- a CDS encoding translocation/assembly module TamB domain-containing protein: MEQEQSVNYFKVIGKALLKIVLGLFLLLLLLFATVFVAIRLPAVQTKVSQEAAAYLSKKLQHQVTIGRVDVEFFSKVVLEKVKVLDRRSKELFYVGRAEADISAFTILHPNKLSIATLELQQPRANLVKYAGTDSLNLNTFLRALSKLMVKDTTKASQPFQFTIGQVILQDGHFAFDDFNKPRAAYGMDYFHMNFDHISGRFNEFVLEDTLKVTVTDLRTVETRSNTRLHKLDTRMTYASTFWEWDALDLQLNKSNLQHFVRFDYNRFGNFTAFMDSVTLTANLHDSKVYSKDIATFAPQLKGYDENLLVNSGEFKGKVKDFTARNVDVEYGQHTHIVGNINADGLPNFKETFANLRLKSSTINATDIKQFLPKEAYQMAARLGTVKLEGRFLGFYNDFVANGSFATALGELQSDINLKIDDNTRRSSYNGYLKTTNFNLGKLLNTDQIRTITMSGRVAGSGFTLPDANLTVNATINQVQLLDYNYRNIVANGRFQNQEFTGKVSVRDPNLMFTADGTVRLANGKQAFNMVADMNRIDLQALHLSTKPLVIQAKADLNFEGLQLDKFVGTARFDSASVLYDKTPLAIDSVVIDSEISGGQRSLQLSSDLLAMKVAGNFNYSTLIQDLQNLVKEYQLNFESNDAATKAYYARKSDAHKDYALTYAVYLKHVNPVLQLFMPGLAISDFSKVEGSFRHDNTVILDAYATLDTIQYQDYTLYGSKLELNTSKLQNEPDVLASALFTSTKQTIPAAGETQDFYMEGIWSERTINFATSLKQANQSNRATITGALNFLANQVQVVFDKSNITLRENPWVFNPGNTLYISDYGRRLVFENFLLSNQNQTISANGTISDSPDSKLTVKVGNFDLRNLNPLISMKVAGRMTAEVVAQDIYKRGLLDGAMRVDSFRMDDIYIGDINGNTNWSNTQNQAVVDVGIVRNGKKVLSVSGNYNPKAQEDQLDLLAVMDNANLKLVEPVLKPIMSNLDGSMEGRIRILGRLDYPVLKGSVNVTDGRFTFDYLNTTYKFTDRIYFGPNSISFRNAQLQDLYGNKATVSGGIAHDGFKNMVIDLEARYRNFMVLNTTSEQNELFYGTAFATGTASVLGPVENLRVDVDARSNENTRIVLPLDNQTEVARKDFIKFVSHNETDSTGAATALVQDKVDLSGINLNFNLDVTDDAYFEIIIDRTTGDVIRGSGNGDIRMTIDTRGDFNMYGTFEITQGAYNLNLLEGLLTREFKVSPGGTITWNGDPLNGVMDITATYTQMASLSGLLPNDESNDLQGRYPITAVIDLNGQLLTPQITLGMNFDQMPQNVQTTLSGLINSIKNDESELNRQVFSLLVLQRLSPQGTFAADGAGAGAVGGSLGSLLSSQLGNFLNSIDNNLEIDIGLGALDQNALSALQVRLSYTFLQGRLRVTSEAGLGSNTDYSGTRRSGYQGDWSVEYYLAKSGELRLRMEYNTFPERLGTTSSTTSQSISVLHTKRFDSFREIFTRTRPRRTEQPEQIILDSDPRLEL, from the coding sequence TTGGAACAAGAACAGTCAGTAAATTATTTCAAAGTTATAGGAAAAGCGCTACTAAAAATAGTTTTGGGGCTCTTCCTATTGCTTTTACTGCTGTTTGCCACCGTTTTTGTGGCAATTCGGCTCCCCGCGGTGCAGACCAAAGTCTCGCAGGAGGCGGCAGCCTACCTTTCCAAAAAGCTGCAGCACCAGGTAACCATTGGGCGGGTGGACGTTGAATTCTTCAGCAAGGTGGTGTTGGAAAAAGTAAAAGTGCTGGACCGCCGCAGCAAGGAACTCTTCTACGTAGGCCGGGCCGAAGCCGATATCAGCGCCTTTACCATCCTGCACCCCAACAAACTAAGTATAGCCACGCTGGAGCTGCAACAGCCCCGCGCCAACCTAGTAAAGTATGCCGGCACCGATTCGCTAAACCTGAACACCTTCCTGCGCGCCCTGAGTAAACTGATGGTAAAGGATACCACCAAGGCCTCGCAGCCTTTCCAATTCACGATTGGCCAGGTGATCCTGCAGGACGGGCATTTTGCTTTTGACGATTTCAATAAGCCCCGTGCTGCGTATGGCATGGACTACTTCCACATGAACTTCGACCATATCTCTGGACGGTTTAATGAGTTTGTGCTGGAAGATACGCTCAAAGTAACGGTAACCGACCTGCGCACCGTGGAGACCCGCTCTAACACGCGCCTGCATAAACTGGATACCCGAATGACGTACGCGTCCACTTTTTGGGAATGGGATGCCCTGGACCTGCAACTGAACAAAAGCAATCTGCAGCATTTTGTCCGTTTCGACTATAACCGGTTCGGTAACTTTACTGCGTTTATGGACAGTGTGACCCTGACGGCAAACCTGCACGACTCCAAAGTATACTCCAAAGACATCGCCACTTTTGCTCCCCAATTAAAGGGGTATGATGAAAATCTGCTTGTAAATTCCGGTGAGTTCAAGGGCAAGGTAAAAGATTTTACGGCCCGGAACGTGGATGTGGAATACGGGCAGCACACCCATATTGTGGGCAACATCAACGCCGATGGTCTGCCAAACTTTAAAGAGACCTTTGCCAACCTGCGGCTCAAATCCTCTACCATCAATGCAACCGACATCAAACAGTTTTTGCCGAAAGAGGCTTACCAGATGGCGGCAAGGCTGGGCACCGTAAAACTGGAAGGGCGTTTTCTGGGTTTCTACAACGACTTTGTAGCCAACGGCAGTTTTGCCACAGCGCTGGGGGAACTACAATCGGACATTAACCTGAAAATAGACGATAATACCCGCCGGTCGTCCTACAACGGTTACCTGAAAACAACCAACTTTAACCTGGGCAAGCTGCTGAACACCGATCAGATCAGGACCATCACGATGAGCGGGCGCGTGGCCGGCTCCGGCTTTACCCTGCCTGATGCCAACCTGACTGTAAATGCAACCATCAACCAGGTGCAACTGCTGGACTATAATTACAGGAATATCGTGGCAAACGGCCGTTTCCAAAACCAGGAGTTTACAGGCAAGGTGTCGGTCCGGGACCCTAACCTGATGTTCACGGCCGATGGCACGGTGAGGCTGGCGAATGGCAAACAAGCCTTTAACATGGTAGCCGACATGAACCGCATTGACCTGCAGGCGCTGCACCTCAGCACCAAGCCCCTGGTTATACAGGCAAAAGCCGATCTGAACTTTGAAGGGCTACAGCTGGATAAGTTTGTAGGCACCGCCCGCTTCGACAGTGCTTCCGTTTTATATGATAAGACCCCCCTGGCGATTGATTCGGTGGTGATCGATTCGGAGATCAGCGGCGGACAGCGCAGCCTGCAACTTAGCTCCGATTTGCTGGCCATGAAAGTGGCCGGCAACTTTAATTACTCCACGCTGATCCAGGACCTGCAGAACCTGGTGAAAGAATACCAGCTGAATTTTGAAAGCAACGATGCGGCTACCAAAGCCTATTATGCCCGCAAGTCGGATGCGCATAAGGACTATGCCTTAACGTATGCTGTTTACCTCAAACATGTCAATCCGGTGCTGCAGCTGTTTATGCCAGGCCTGGCCATATCTGATTTCTCGAAGGTAGAAGGCTCCTTCCGACACGACAATACGGTTATTTTGGATGCGTATGCCACATTGGACACCATCCAGTACCAGGATTATACCTTATACGGCAGCAAACTGGAGCTTAACACGTCCAAACTGCAGAACGAGCCCGATGTGCTGGCTTCAGCCCTTTTTACTTCCACCAAGCAAACAATACCGGCCGCAGGCGAAACGCAGGACTTTTACATGGAAGGTATCTGGAGCGAGCGCACCATCAACTTTGCCACCAGCCTGAAGCAAGCGAACCAGAGCAACCGCGCGACCATTACGGGTGCGCTCAACTTTTTGGCAAACCAGGTACAGGTAGTGTTCGATAAGTCTAACATCACCTTGCGGGAAAACCCGTGGGTGTTTAACCCCGGCAACACACTTTATATAAGTGATTACGGGCGCAGGCTGGTCTTCGAAAACTTTTTGCTCTCCAACCAGAACCAAACCATCAGCGCCAATGGCACCATCTCCGATTCGCCGGACAGCAAACTGACGGTGAAAGTGGGCAACTTTGACCTGCGCAACCTTAACCCGCTTATCTCGATGAAAGTTGCCGGCCGGATGACAGCTGAAGTGGTGGCACAGGATATTTACAAACGCGGCCTGCTGGATGGCGCCATGCGCGTCGACTCATTCCGGATGGATGATATTTACATTGGCGACATCAATGGCAATACCAACTGGAGCAACACCCAGAACCAGGCCGTGGTGGATGTGGGTATTGTGCGGAATGGTAAAAAGGTGCTCTCGGTTTCGGGTAACTACAACCCCAAAGCACAGGAAGACCAGTTAGACCTGCTGGCCGTGATGGACAATGCCAACCTGAAATTGGTGGAGCCGGTGCTTAAACCCATCATGTCGAACCTGGACGGAAGTATGGAAGGGCGGATCCGGATATTGGGCCGCCTGGATTACCCTGTGCTGAAGGGCTCGGTGAATGTGACTGATGGCCGCTTTACGTTTGATTACCTGAACACCACCTATAAATTTACTGACCGCATCTACTTTGGGCCTAACAGCATCAGCTTCCGGAATGCTCAGCTGCAGGATCTGTATGGCAACAAAGCCACTGTGTCAGGCGGTATTGCCCACGATGGTTTCAAGAACATGGTGATCGATCTGGAAGCCCGCTACCGTAATTTTATGGTGCTGAACACAACCAGCGAGCAGAATGAGCTTTTCTACGGCACCGCCTTTGCCACCGGCACTGCTAGCGTGCTTGGTCCCGTAGAGAACCTGCGTGTGGATGTGGATGCCCGCAGCAACGAAAACACCCGCATTGTGCTGCCCCTGGATAACCAGACGGAAGTAGCGCGCAAAGACTTTATCAAATTTGTGAGCCACAATGAAACCGACAGCACCGGCGCCGCTACGGCCTTGGTGCAGGACAAGGTAGACCTGTCTGGGATCAACCTGAACTTTAACCTGGATGTGACCGACGACGCCTACTTTGAGATCATCATCGACCGCACAACCGGGGATGTGATCCGCGGGTCGGGCAACGGCGATATCCGCATGACGATCGATACACGTGGAGACTTTAATATGTATGGCACCTTCGAAATTACACAAGGCGCTTACAACCTGAACCTGCTGGAAGGGCTTTTAACACGGGAATTTAAAGTGAGCCCGGGCGGCACCATCACCTGGAACGGAGATCCGCTCAACGGTGTGATGGATATTACCGCCACTTATACGCAAATGGCGTCGCTGAGCGGGCTTTTGCCAAATGATGAATCGAATGATTTGCAGGGGCGCTACCCCATCACGGCTGTAATCGACCTCAACGGGCAGCTGCTTACCCCACAAATTACGCTGGGCATGAACTTCGATCAGATGCCACAAAATGTGCAGACCACGCTTTCAGGACTTATCAATTCAATTAAAAATGATGAGAGCGAACTGAACCGGCAGGTTTTCAGCTTACTGGTGCTGCAACGGCTCTCGCCACAGGGCACCTTTGCTGCCGATGGCGCCGGTGCAGGTGCTGTGGGGGGCAGTTTGGGTAGTTTGCTTTCCAGCCAGCTGGGCAACTTCCTCAACAGCATCGACAACAACCTGGAAATAGACATTGGCCTGGGAGCACTGGATCAGAACGCGCTTTCGGCTTTGCAGGTCAGGCTCAGCTATACTTTCCTGCAGGGCAGGCTGCGGGTAACCAGCGAAGCCGGCCTGGGATCCAATACCGATTATAGCGGTACACGCCGCAGCGGCTACCAGGGCGACTGGTCGGTGGAATATTACCTAGCCAAAAGCGGTGAGCTGCGCCTGCGGATGGAATACAACACTTTTCCGGAACGCCTGGGCACGACCAGCTCCACCACCAGCCAAAGTATAAGTGTGCTGCATACCAAGCGCTTCGATAGTTTCCGGGAGATCTTTACCCGCACCAGGCCCCGCAGAACCGAACAGCCTGAGCAGATCATATTGGACTCAGACCCGCGCCTCGAGCTCTAG
- a CDS encoding C40 family peptidase: protein MEYGISLLSLVPMRAETSDRAEIVTQMLFGECYQVVSRQDNWVCIELASDGYRGWIDWKQHNPVSEAYYQAWKAAAHPRVADLMQFVHKGEVRIPVALGAYLPFFDGTQGRVGEEVFSYQGLAFNPASGIVAEKVVEVAHNFLKAPYLWGGKSVFGIDCSGLVQQVYGLFGYQLPRDAWQQVEHGQEVHFVTQTQPGDLAYFANTEGRITHVGLMLEGQQIMHAHGEVRIDTLDHQGIYNNDFQRYTHNLRLIKRIF, encoded by the coding sequence GTGGAATACGGAATATCGTTACTGAGCCTGGTGCCCATGCGCGCCGAAACTTCAGATCGGGCTGAGATTGTGACCCAGATGCTTTTCGGGGAGTGCTACCAGGTGGTAAGCCGTCAGGATAATTGGGTTTGCATTGAACTGGCCTCTGATGGCTACCGCGGCTGGATAGACTGGAAACAGCACAACCCCGTAAGCGAGGCCTATTACCAGGCGTGGAAAGCGGCCGCGCATCCCCGTGTTGCCGATCTTATGCAATTCGTACATAAGGGTGAAGTACGCATTCCGGTTGCGCTTGGAGCCTACCTGCCGTTCTTCGATGGGACACAAGGCCGGGTAGGTGAGGAGGTGTTTTCCTACCAGGGATTGGCATTTAATCCGGCTTCTGGAATAGTTGCAGAAAAGGTTGTAGAAGTAGCGCATAATTTCCTGAAAGCGCCATACTTATGGGGCGGCAAGTCGGTGTTTGGAATTGACTGTTCGGGCTTAGTGCAGCAGGTATATGGCCTGTTTGGTTACCAGTTGCCACGCGATGCCTGGCAGCAGGTAGAACACGGGCAAGAGGTGCATTTTGTAACCCAGACGCAACCCGGCGATTTGGCTTATTTTGCCAACACGGAAGGCCGTATCACACATGTGGGGCTGATGCTGGAAGGGCAGCAGATCATGCATGCGCATGGTGAGGTGCGCATCGACACACTCGACCACCAGGGCATCTATAACAACGACTTTCAGCGCTACACTCATAACCTTCGCCTAATCAAGCGTATTTTTTAG
- a CDS encoding cell division protein FtsX, with protein sequence MANQRKSIRKKKLGSYPHTMVVFSITVALFVIGVFGLLLIHANKLSDKVKESIEMQVYLDRNLTEVQLVRLQKTFASKEYVAYNNDTAQVRFISKGDAAKALLSETNEDFLTLLGDNPLRDAYVLRIDADHAGTPELKSIKLDLQDVNGVYEVQYVESLIQSINSNLQKVSIILLGFAIILVLVVIILINNTVKLALYSQRFLIRSMQLVGATSYFIQRPFLNRAAWQGVMSGIIASVMLFALMQYAYHEVTELQMLRNDEQTYILMAALILIGSIIGFLSSYRSVRKYLRMSLDELY encoded by the coding sequence ATGGCAAACCAACGTAAATCGATCAGGAAGAAAAAGCTCGGCAGTTATCCGCATACGATGGTGGTGTTTAGCATCACGGTAGCGCTTTTTGTTATCGGCGTTTTCGGGCTGCTGCTGATCCATGCTAACAAGCTATCTGATAAGGTAAAGGAAAGCATCGAAATGCAGGTATACCTGGACCGCAACCTGACGGAGGTGCAGCTGGTGCGCCTGCAGAAAACCTTTGCTTCTAAGGAATATGTGGCCTATAATAACGATACGGCCCAGGTCCGCTTTATCTCCAAAGGCGATGCGGCCAAGGCCCTGCTGAGCGAAACCAATGAGGATTTTCTGACGCTGTTAGGCGATAACCCGCTGCGGGATGCCTATGTACTGCGTATTGATGCAGATCATGCCGGCACCCCGGAGCTCAAAAGCATTAAGCTGGATTTGCAGGATGTAAATGGGGTATATGAAGTGCAGTATGTCGAAAGCCTCATCCAGTCCATCAACAGCAACCTGCAGAAAGTAAGCATCATCCTACTTGGCTTTGCCATTATACTTGTCCTGGTGGTCATCATCCTCATCAACAATACCGTAAAACTAGCCCTTTATTCGCAGCGCTTCCTGATCCGGAGCATGCAGCTGGTGGGTGCCACCTCCTATTTTATCCAGCGCCCTTTTCTGAACCGGGCCGCCTGGCAGGGAGTGATGAGCGGTATTATTGCCTCTGTAATGCTATTTGCCCTGATGCAGTATGCTTACCACGAGGTAACAGAACTGCAAATGTTGCGCAACGACGAGCAGACCTATATTTTGATGGCGGCACTGATCCTGATCGGCAGCATTATCGGGTTCCTGAGCTCTTACCGTTCCGTACGCAAATACCTGCGTATGTCACTTGACGAATTATACTAA
- the tsaD gene encoding tRNA (adenosine(37)-N6)-threonylcarbamoyltransferase complex transferase subunit TsaD, which translates to MTEPIILAIESSCDETSAAVIRGGKVLSNIIATQAVHEQYGGVVPELASRAHQQNIIPVVSEALRKANVAKKELNAVAFTRGPGLLGALLVGCSFAKSFALGLDIPLIEVNHMQAHILAHFIEEPRPAFPFLCLTVSGGHTQIVLVKDHLAMEVIGQTTDDAVGEAFDKTAKMLGLPYPGGPMLDKMAAQGNPDAFEFPVGNMPDYNFSFSGIKTAVLYFLQRQTKENPAFVQENLADICASVQQTLIKTLLKKLVQASLDLNVRDVAIAGGVSANSGLRKALQAYAPKYNWQVYIPAFEYCTDNAAMIAMAAHYQYLKGDFASQYVSPEPRMKI; encoded by the coding sequence ATGACCGAACCTATAATTTTAGCGATAGAATCTTCCTGCGACGAGACCTCTGCTGCCGTGATCCGCGGCGGAAAGGTATTGTCGAATATCATAGCCACCCAGGCCGTGCATGAACAGTATGGCGGCGTGGTACCAGAGCTGGCCTCCCGGGCGCATCAGCAAAATATCATACCGGTGGTTTCGGAGGCGTTGCGTAAGGCAAATGTAGCAAAAAAAGAGCTAAATGCCGTGGCTTTTACGCGCGGTCCTGGCCTGCTGGGTGCCCTGCTGGTAGGCTGCTCGTTTGCTAAGTCTTTTGCCCTGGGGCTTGACATTCCGCTTATCGAGGTAAACCACATGCAGGCGCATATTCTGGCCCATTTTATCGAGGAACCCAGGCCTGCTTTCCCGTTCCTTTGCTTGACCGTTAGCGGTGGCCATACCCAGATTGTGCTGGTAAAAGACCACCTCGCCATGGAGGTCATTGGCCAGACGACAGACGATGCTGTAGGAGAGGCCTTTGATAAAACAGCTAAAATGCTCGGACTCCCATACCCGGGCGGACCGATGCTGGATAAGATGGCCGCGCAGGGCAACCCCGATGCCTTCGAATTTCCAGTGGGCAATATGCCCGACTACAATTTCTCTTTCAGCGGTATCAAAACAGCCGTTTTATACTTCCTGCAAAGACAAACGAAAGAAAACCCGGCCTTTGTGCAGGAGAACCTCGCCGATATTTGCGCTAGTGTGCAGCAGACGCTTATCAAAACCCTGCTGAAGAAACTGGTGCAGGCCTCCCTGGATCTGAATGTCCGGGATGTGGCCATTGCAGGAGGAGTGTCGGCCAATTCAGGATTGCGAAAGGCGCTGCAGGCATATGCACCCAAGTATAACTGGCAGGTGTATATCCCGGCTTTTGAGTATTGCACTGACAATGCCGCTATGATTGCAATGGCCGCGCACTACCAGTATTTGAAAGGAGACTTTGCCTCGCAATATGTGAGCCCCGAACCGCGAATGAAAATTTGA
- a CDS encoding thioesterase family protein, with product MPIKPGDTRTYVKHVTAADFARFEDGLVHAVCSTFSLAQAAEYAGRLFVLDMKAKDEEGVGTRLSVRHKAPAFEGESITIVATLQKYNGHEVLCSFTATVGDRLVAEGETGQKILKKEKLAKVLAPKQV from the coding sequence ATGCCAATAAAACCCGGCGACACCCGTACGTATGTTAAGCACGTAACTGCTGCAGACTTTGCCCGGTTCGAAGATGGCCTGGTGCATGCTGTTTGTTCTACCTTTTCACTGGCGCAGGCAGCGGAGTATGCCGGTCGTTTGTTCGTGCTGGATATGAAAGCAAAAGATGAAGAAGGGGTAGGTACCAGATTGTCTGTCAGGCATAAGGCGCCGGCCTTTGAAGGCGAAAGTATAACCATTGTAGCCACTCTGCAGAAGTATAACGGGCATGAGGTGCTCTGCAGCTTTACCGCCACTGTAGGCGACCGTCTGGTGGCTGAAGGGGAAACGGGGCAGAAGATTTTGAAAAAAGAAAAACTAGCCAAAGTGTTGGCTCCAAAGCAAGTATAA
- the smpB gene encoding SsrA-binding protein SmpB: MAKAKDRIQKFVNIVNRKASFEYQFLDKYTAGVLLKGTEIKSIREGKVNMQDGYCLFQNGELWLHNLHIATYTEGTHYNHEPLRTRKLLLNKNELRKLENKSEEQGVTIIPTRVFINDRGFAKIEIALARGKKLYDKRQDIKEKDVKREMDRSGY; this comes from the coding sequence ATGGCGAAAGCGAAAGACCGAATACAGAAGTTTGTAAACATCGTAAACCGCAAGGCTTCCTTCGAATACCAGTTCCTGGACAAGTATACAGCTGGTGTCCTGTTAAAAGGCACGGAAATAAAGTCCATCCGGGAGGGAAAGGTGAACATGCAGGACGGCTATTGTTTGTTTCAGAATGGCGAGCTGTGGCTGCACAACCTGCATATTGCCACTTACACCGAAGGAACGCACTACAACCACGAGCCCCTGCGCACCCGCAAGCTGCTGCTCAACAAGAATGAACTCCGCAAACTGGAGAATAAATCCGAAGAGCAGGGGGTAACCATCATCCCAACCCGCGTTTTTATAAACGACCGGGGTTTTGCCAAAATAGAGATCGCCCTTGCCCGCGGCAAAAAGCTCTACGACAAACGCCAGGACATCAAGGAAAAGGACGTGAAACGCGAGATGGACCGAAGCGGGTATTAA